The Halorubrum salinarum genome segment CATTTATACGCGCGGCCGGATCGACTCGACGTGGGTCTCTACGACGCGTACCTCGCGACGCGCCACCGCCTCCACGACGCCGAGCCGCCGGCGCACGTCGCCCTCGTGCTCACCGAGCGGGACCTCCTCGCCGACGGCGCCTTCGACACGCTGTCGTCGGCGATCGGCTGGGCGTTCGAGTACGGCGCGGAGCGCGTCACCGTCTCGGTCTCCGTCCTCGACCGCGCGGTCGCCCCGACGCTCGTCCGGGAGCTACGTCGGCTCGACGCGCCGGAGCGGACCGTGGTCCGCGGTCCACAGGCCGACGAGGTGGACGGCGGGAGTTCGGATGCCGCGACGGACCGGGGCGCGGACGCGGTACCGGAATCCATCGACGCGCCGGTGAGGATCCTGGTCGGGCTCGGGGGCAAGGCGGAGTTCGCCGGCGCGGTCCGCGAACTGGCCGGCGACGTCGCCGACGGCGAGGTGAGCCCCGAGGCGATCGACGAGACGGACATCGCCGAGCGGCTGCTGTTCCCCGAGGAGCCGGACCTCGTGATCAAGACCGGCGCCGAGCGGCTCTCCGACTTCGCCATCTGGCAGTCGGTGTACGCGGAGCTCTACTTCACCGACGTGAACTGGCGCGACTTCCGCCGGCGCGAGTACCTGCGCGCGGTGCTGGACTTCCAGGACCGCCAGCGCCGCTTCGGCAGGTGACCGACCCAGCCCGGCGCCGCCGCCCCCGACCTACCAGACGAACCTGAAGAGCACGGCGAACGTCACCAGCGCGCCGACCGTCGAGAGGATCGGCACGACGTTCTGCATCAGCACGACGCGCGCGCTCGTCCCGGGATTGAACAGGTCGGACGCGGAGGGCACGTCGCTCGCGTCGCCCTCGCCGATCTCCGGCATCTCGTCGGCCGCCAGCGCGCCGACGGAGACGGTCGGCTCCTTCTCGCCGCTTATCCCCTGTCGCACGGTCACCGTGCGGGTCGCCCGTCCCCAGCCGAGCCCGACGATCGACATCGTCGCGATGATGACGAACGAGGCGGGGATGCCGACCGCCGAGAGGCTGATCACGATCCCCGAGGAGACGACCGCGACGACGATGGCGGCCGTCAGCGGGAGGTCGGTGATGTCGTTGCCGAGCGTGTCGAGCGTCCGCCGGGCGATGGTGAACGCGCCGACCGCGACCGCCGCGCTCCCGAGGAGGATCATCGGCGTCATCTCCACGCCGTCGAGCGCGACGAGCGGCGCGATGGCGTTCGCGATGTTCGAGGTGCCCGAGGAGAACGCCATCAGACAGCCGATGGAGATGACGACGACTCCGCCCGTCAGCTCGCGCCGCGTCGTGTTCGGGCCGAGGACCGGCCGCGGGATCAGCCCCGACCGGTCGAGTTCGAACAGCGCGCCCTCGGTGCTCTCGATGGCCACCCAGCGGTCGATCGCCGAGTAGAAGTAGCGGCCGACGACGCCCGACACCCAGAACCCGATGATCGGCGCGACGAGCCACCAGATCGCGATCTCGCCCATCACGGCCCAGTCGAGGGTGTTCGTCGCGATCCCGAGCCCGGCGATGGCGCCGACCGCCGTCATCGACGTCGACGCCGGCACCCCGGCGAAGTTGCCGACGAACAGCGCGCCGCCGATGAAGAAGAGGACGATGATGCTCGTCTCCAGCGTGAACACGTTCGCGCCGGTGACGAGGTCCTCGCCGAGGGTGGTCACCACGCGCTGCCCCAGCGTCCCCGCGCCGACGAAGAAGAACACCGACATCAGCGCCGCCGCGCCCGCCTTCGATATCACGTCCGCGCCGACCGCCGGCCCGAACGCCGGTCCCGTCGTCGCCCCACCGATGTTGTATCCGACGAACGCCGCGACCGCGACGCCGACGAGAAGAAGCGGCTCAACCATATACCCGAACAGAACACACACGCGCTGTTAAACGGACGGGGTCTGCCGCTGACGGGCCCGCCCATCGGCGATGACATCTGCGCGGTTCGATCGGGGGACGCGCTGTCCGCACACAGATGTCTCTCGGTGATTTTGCTCACATCGTTCGCAAAAAGCACCGGCCGAGACTCTCGCGAGCGCAGCGAGCGAGAGTCAGGTCGGGGGACGACTGAAAGGAGTGCACCGGCCGAGATTTGAACTCGGGTTGCAACCATGGCAAGGTTGCGTGATACCACTACACTACCGGTGCGTGCTTCGCATCCCGCAATTGAACGGAGACTCACTTAAGTCTGTCACATCGGGACGGCGGGCGGACGCGGTCGGCGCTCGCCGCGCCGGTCACCGGTCGCGCAGTCGGGCGATGTCCCCCGCGTGCGTGTCGTGAAGCTCGGCGAACGCCGCGGCCTCCGCCCGTTCCTGCGCCTCGCCCTCGCGGCGGTCGCGGATCCGGCGTTTGATCGCCGCGAGCGCGTCGGCCTCGCCCGCCGCGATATCGTCGGCCACCGAGCGCGGGTCGTCGACGACGCGCGAGACGAGCCCGGTCCGCAGCGCCGCCTCGGCGTCGAGGACCTGCCCCGAGAGCGCGAAGTCGAGCGCCTCGCCCTCGCCCATGACGCGCGGGAGCCTGACCGTGCCGCCCCACGCGCCGAACAGCCCGAGCGAGACGCCCGGCTCGCCGAGCGTCGCCCGCGGGGTGGCGACCCGGACGTCCGCCGCCAGCGCCAACTCGACGCCGCCGCCGCGGGCCGGGCCGTCGATCCCGCAGACGACGACTGACGGCGACTCCTCGACGGCGGCGACCGCGCGCTGCCCCCGCCGCGCGAACGCCTCCGGGTCGTCGAGCGCGGCGACCGCGTCGAGGTCGGCGCCCGCGCAGAAGGCGTCGCCGGCGCCGCGGAGGTACGTCACCGGCGGGGCGTCTCCGTCCGCGGGCGCTTCGAACGCCTCGCGCAGGGCGGTCAGGTCCGCCGGCCGGAGCGCGTTGCGCGCCTCGGGGCGGTCGAGCGTGACGACGCGCACGTCGCCGTCGGTTCGGGTTCGGATCACGAGACGGAATCCCGTTCGTTTCCAAAGGTCTTTGCCCTTCGCTCGTCTACGAAACGACAATGGACGATGCCGCGCGAGCGCGTGACGCCGCGCGCGAGGCGCTCGCGGACGTCGAACCCGAACAGCTCCGCGAGGCCCTCGACGCCCGGATCGGCGACGCGGCGGTGACCCCCGGCGTGCTGGCGCTGGTCACCGCCCGCGCGCTGGAACCGGCCGTCGACCTCGGGGACGTGGCCGACCGCGCCGCGGGCGTGCAGCTCATCTACAAGGGGCTGCGCCTCACCCGGACGGTCGCTCACGACGAGCCGTGGGTGACGGCGCCGACCGCCGCCGCCGACATCGACGCGGACATGGACATCCTCGCGGCCGACGTGCTCGTCTCCCGCGGCTTCTCGCTTCTGGCCTGTACCGACGCCGCCCGGCCCGCCGTCGACGTGGTGCGCGCGTTCGGCCGCGACCAGACGCTCCGCGACCGCGAGGACACGGACGCCGAGACGGCGGCCGAACTCGACCGCAATCTGGAGGTGGACGCGATGGAGCTCGCCGTCGTCGCGGGCACCACCGCCGTCGGCGGCGACCCGCCCGCGGAACTGCTCGAATACGCCCGCGACCTCGCGGCCGACTGCGACGGCGAGTTTCCGCCCGCGGGCCGCGCGCTGCCCGAGGCGACCGCAGACCGCATCGCCGACATCTCGGAGCGGGCCGTCAGCGCGACCGACCGGTGACCCGCGCGGCGACCCTCCGCGACGGCGCGGGATTCCCCGACGCCGCGCCGCCGGATCGAAACCCATAAAGTCGAATCCGGTCAACGACTGATTGCGCGCCTGGGTAGCTTAGCGGTAAAGCGCGTCCTTGGTAAGGACGAGACCCCGAGTTCAAATCTCGGCCTAGGCTTCCTCCCCTCCTCGCTTCCCGAGCGACCTCGCCGGCTCGATGGCCGTCCGTTCCGGGACTCGATCGCCACGCCGCAGTACGCGCTTTTTTGTTCTCCACGCCGCGACCGACACACCACATGGGCAAACACGAACGCGCGTGG includes the following:
- a CDS encoding undecaprenyl diphosphate synthase family protein encodes the protein MGLYDAYLATRHRLHDAEPPAHVALVLTERDLLADGAFDTLSSAIGWAFEYGAERVTVSVSVLDRAVAPTLVRELRRLDAPERTVVRGPQADEVDGGSSDAATDRGADAVPESIDAPVRILVGLGGKAEFAGAVRELAGDVADGEVSPEAIDETDIAERLLFPEEPDLVIKTGAERLSDFAIWQSVYAELYFTDVNWRDFRRREYLRAVLDFQDRQRRFGR
- a CDS encoding inorganic phosphate transporter, with amino-acid sequence MVEPLLLVGVAVAAFVGYNIGGATTGPAFGPAVGADVISKAGAAALMSVFFFVGAGTLGQRVVTTLGEDLVTGANVFTLETSIIVLFFIGGALFVGNFAGVPASTSMTAVGAIAGLGIATNTLDWAVMGEIAIWWLVAPIIGFWVSGVVGRYFYSAIDRWVAIESTEGALFELDRSGLIPRPVLGPNTTRRELTGGVVVISIGCLMAFSSGTSNIANAIAPLVALDGVEMTPMILLGSAAVAVGAFTIARRTLDTLGNDITDLPLTAAIVVAVVSSGIVISLSAVGIPASFVIIATMSIVGLGWGRATRTVTVRQGISGEKEPTVSVGALAADEMPEIGEGDASDVPSASDLFNPGTSARVVLMQNVVPILSTVGALVTFAVLFRFVW
- a CDS encoding enoyl-CoA hydratase/isomerase family protein, with translation MIRTRTDGDVRVVTLDRPEARNALRPADLTALREAFEAPADGDAPPVTYLRGAGDAFCAGADLDAVAALDDPEAFARRGQRAVAAVEESPSVVVCGIDGPARGGGVELALAADVRVATPRATLGEPGVSLGLFGAWGGTVRLPRVMGEGEALDFALSGQVLDAEAALRTGLVSRVVDDPRSVADDIAAGEADALAAIKRRIRDRREGEAQERAEAAAFAELHDTHAGDIARLRDR
- a CDS encoding DUF7114 family protein, with the protein product MDDAARARDAAREALADVEPEQLREALDARIGDAAVTPGVLALVTARALEPAVDLGDVADRAAGVQLIYKGLRLTRTVAHDEPWVTAPTAAADIDADMDILAADVLVSRGFSLLACTDAARPAVDVVRAFGRDQTLRDREDTDAETAAELDRNLEVDAMELAVVAGTTAVGGDPPAELLEYARDLAADCDGEFPPAGRALPEATADRIADISERAVSATDR